In one Dama dama isolate Ldn47 chromosome 5, ASM3311817v1, whole genome shotgun sequence genomic region, the following are encoded:
- the LOC133057380 gene encoding large ribosomal subunit protein uL23-like, with the protein MKMAPKAKKEAPAPPKAEAKAKALKAKKAVLKGVHSHKKKKIRTSPTFWRPKTLQLRRQPKYPRKSAPRRNKLDHYAIIKFPLTTESAMKKIEDNNTLVFIVDVKANKHQIKQAVKKLYDIDVAKVNTLIRPDGEKKAYVRLAPDYDALDVAKKLGSSKLSPAG; encoded by the coding sequence ATGAAGATGGCGCCGAAGGCGAAGAAGGAAGCTCCTGCCCCTCCTAAAGCTGAAGCCAAAGCAAAGGCTTTGAAGGCcaagaaagcagtgttgaaaggtGTCCACagccacaagaaaaagaagatccGGACGTCACCCACCTTCTGGCGGCCCAAAACACTGCAGCTCAGGAGGCAGCCCAAATATCCTCGGAAGAGCGCCCCCAGGAGAAACAAACTTGACCACTATGCCATCATCAAATTCCCCCTCACCACCGAGTCAGCCatgaagaaaatagaagacaaCAACACACTGGTATTCATTGTGGATGTCAAGGCCAACAAGCACCAAATTAAACAGGCTGTGAAGAAGCTCTATGACATTGATGTGGCTAAGGTCAATACTCTGATCAGGCCTGATGGAGAGAAGAAGGCATATGTTCGACTGGCTCCTGACTATGATGCTTTGGATGTTGCCAAAAAATTGGGATCATCTAAACTGAGTCCAGCTGGCTAA